The following coding sequences lie in one Trichoderma breve strain T069 chromosome 1, whole genome shotgun sequence genomic window:
- a CDS encoding FAD binding domain of DNA photolyase domain-containing protein: MSEDWMSEDWMSEEWESEEWTAEERMSEERMSEERVVIYLVRRDLRVADNHILHLLSRHNINDECAYTHLLPVYVLAPDQVETSGLLKDGERSPYPRAVSENSGVWKCGLHRVKFLAEAIWDMKGRLEELDNGLIIRVGRFYDILESIYKHYSSDKSGPQISSVWMARGHTPEQISEQQEVYTACYNFGIDYVKFRDREPFVDVRDAPLQSVGETPDVLSDFQRLMEPVIDDARDSIEAPLSLPLFPDHVPLPPQQGPYEIPDTLPELISRLQGPVRLDFSYYYGLDFRGVTPESTCIGGETHGTRRLKHIVKQGVVSRFHTLNDLEESDECLKLTPYLSLGCITARQIHEELLNLENGYVPEYAEAQGWEGGENPGTRAVRLWLLCRDFLLLGSRKYRNTLFDLEGSGDGRDPNLEWKSPDPEEASPEQEPCSLHIQGALVQFQVGATGYGLIDAIMRQLLFTGYIGARSYMLIVNFLAKFAGIDWRIGAEWVASLCLDHNTPIQWHRWQHYAGIGPDMNGTETVISPVHTAFELDPNGTFVRKWMPELRSLTRLSNLFQVATTSPELLLRLDLFANVMVTNPVPSDTLDLGPTSRVPCGWMHPRIFVLSPQGYMLLGPYPRFLRMQLDIDPIYSQLQSITYPPTPQGLPHPPPGHLWFPVPGTQPPNPQYYLAPHPQVLQTLEQPLAWFFRFIIILRILFEQARTRAQMLPPQGTQMPPQRATQMPPQRGTQVPNARDEEPALHNSPRAPVPRTMSVSTEVHRAPQDTQSIPAPRRTQSLAAPQGRLGVAQETFRAPRAPRVESRAPQAPRNAPNAPRAEFRPLHAPQNAPNAPRAHIRPHQAPRNAPNAPQAYIQRSQVRQANPTATVRPSRGSQAAPPYAPQGPRTGFEPPRAHLHAPRAPQASYQPYIAPQNAPRAPRADYLPYQSYQTYQVPTNIYMSQPTLWSTQAPQVDAPRAPRAMRTTPTTPPESPPTFNDPRAPRFPELSSLAGELDVASRYGFQQPYHVPNDPLVPTLFGLNTFNYNHPSTVQPIDGAAYYQTLQDYNQWRTSNPSIDAWYIGPPEPEEVLRHGMILRFLDSLPPTPPNPAFPPDPPRLLRRTRRRRPTRSSADEYGSSSQAGPSEEAAAAEDAVAEDAAAEDAAQGNAESAQGGQGRRNRRGRRGRCGRGGERSEESVATEKVLGELTEEADGELTEEEVLGEVTEDVQAEKTEEVWDELTEEIQELNEEEVQTGPSG; encoded by the exons ATGTCTGAAGATTGGATGTCTGAAGATTGGATGTCTGAAGAATGGGAGTCTGAAGAATGGACGGCTGAAGAACGGATGTCTGAAGAACGAATGTCTGAAGAACGTGTCGTCATCTACTTAGTGAGGCGCGATCTAAGAGTTGCTGACAACCACATTCTTCACCTGCTGTCCCGTCATAACATCAACGACGAATGCGCCTATACCCACCTCCTCCCTGTATACGTCCTGGCCCCTGACCAGGTTGAAACATCTGGCCTCCtcaaggatggagagagatcTCCGTACCCTCGAGCAGTTTCAGAGAACTCTGGTGTCTGGAAATGCGGTCTTCATCGTGTCAAATTCCTCGCAGAAGCAATTTGGGACATGAAGGGGAGGCTAGAGGAGCTGGATAATGGACTCATCATCAGAGTCGGACGTTTCTACGACATCTTGGAGAGTATTTACAAGCATTATTCCAGTGACAAAAGCGGTCCTCAGATTTCTAGCGTGTGGATGGCCAGAGGGCATACCCCGGAGCAGATAAGTGAACAGCAAGAGGTTTATACTGCATGCTATAACTTCGGGATCGACTACGTGAAATTCCGCGATCGTGAGCCATTCGTCGATGT ACGTGATGCCCCGTTGCAGTCAGTCGGCGAAACGCCTGATGTGCTCTCCGACTTTCAGAGGCTGATGGAGCCCGTGATTGATGACGCCCGCGATTCGATCGAGGcacctctttctctccccctcttcccAGATCATGTGCCACTTCCGCCACAGCAAGGCCCTTACGAGATTCCAGACACACTACCGGAGCTTATCAGTCGGCTCCAGGGACCTGTGAGGCTTGATTTCTCGTATTACTACGGGCTGGATTTCAGGGGCGTAACACCTGAGTCCACCTGTATAGGTGGCGAAACACATGGCACTCGGAGACTTAAGCATATTGTCAAACAGGGTGTTGTGTCGCGTTTTCACACCTTAAACGACTTGGAGGAAAGTGATGAATGTCTTAAGCTCACACCTTACCTGTCTCTTGGATGTATAACGGCTCGGCAGATTCATGAGGAACTGCTGAACCTAGAGAATGGCTACGTGCCAGAATAcgcagaagctcaaggttgGGAAGGGGGCGAGAATCCTGGGACAAGGGCAGTTCGGCTGTGGCTACTTTGCAGAGACTTTCTCCTTTTAGGCTCTAGAAAGTACCGCAACACCTTGTTTGACCTCGAAGGCTCCGGGGATGGGAGAGACCCAAACCTCGAATGGAAATCGCCCGATCCCGAGGAAGCCAGCCCCGAACAGGAACCTTGCTCTCTCCATATTCAGGGGGCTCTCGTGCAGTTCCAAGTAGGAGCCACGGGATACGGGCtcattgatgccatcatgCGGCAACTCCTTTTCACTGGGTACATTGGGGCCCGCTCATACATGCTTATTGTTAACTTTCTAGCAAAGTTTGCGGGCATAGACTGGAGAATAGGCGCGGAGTGGGTGGCTTCCTTATGCTTAGATCACAACACTCCTATCCAGTGGCACAGATGGCAACACTATGCCGGGATTGGTCCTGACATGAACGGCACAGAGACGGTCATCTCTCCTGTCCACACAGCCTTCGAGCTCGACCCCAATGGAACCTTCGTCCGGAAGTGGATGCCAGAGCTGCGGAGTCTCACCAGGCTATCCAACCTTTTTCAGGTAGCCACCACCTCtccagagctgctgctgcggctcgATTTGTTCGCTAATGTTATGGTGACCAACCCGGTGCCTTCTGACACCCTCGATCTTGGTCCTACGAGCCGAGTTCCTTGTGGATGGATGCACCCCAGGATATTTGTTCTTAGTCCTCAGGGGTATATGCTTCTTGGACCGTATCCCAGGTTTCTCCGGATGCAGCTGGACATTGATCCGATATATTCACAGCTCCAGTCAATTACTTACCCACCAACGCCCCAGGGGCTTCCACATCCTCCGCCCGGACATCTTTGGTTTCCTGTCCCAGGCACCCAACCACCTAATCCACAATATTATCTTGCACCGCATCCCCAAGTTCTTCAAACTCTTGAACAACCACTTGCCTGGTTTTTtcgcttcatcatcatcttgagGATACTTTTCGAGCAAGCAAGGACGCGTGCTCAGATGCTTCCTCCACAGGGTACGCAGATGCCTCCTCAGCGGGCTACACAGATGCCTCCTCAACGGGGCACGCAGGTACCTAATGCTCGAGACGAAGAGCCTGCTCTTCACAATTCTCCCAGAGCTCCAGTTCCAAGGACCATGAGCGTCTCCACTGAAGTTCATAGAGCTCCTCAGGACACTCAAAGCATTCCAGCCCCTCGACGGACCCAAAGCCTTGCCGCGCCTCAGGGCCGTCTTGGCGTTGCTCAAGAGACGTTCCGGGCTCCTCGAGCACCTCGTGTGGAGTCTCGGGCACCACAAGCCCCTAGAAACGCTCCAAACGCTCCCCGAGCAGAATTCCGGCCTTTGCATGCTCCTCAAAACGCTCCGAATGCTCCTCGTGCGCATATTCGCCCACATCAAGCACCCCGAAATGCCCCCAACGCCCCTCAGGCATATATTCAACGGTCCCAAGTTCGTCAAGCCAATCCCACAGCAACCGTTCGACCATCTCGGGGTTCTCAAGCGGCTCCTCCATATGCCCCTCAAGGTCCTCGAACTGGTTTCGAGCCACCTCGAGCTCATCTACATGCCCCAAGAGCACCGCAAGCAAGTTATCAACCATACATTGCTCCCCAAAACGCTCCTAGAGCCCCCCGTGCAGATTATTTGCCCTATCAGTCCTATCAGACTTATCAAGTTCCTACAAATATTTACATGTCTCAACCGACTCTTTGGTCCACTCAAGCCCCTCAAGTGGATGCTCCCAGAGCTCCTCGCGCCATGCGAACTACTCCAACTACCCCTCCCGAGAGTCCACCAACTTTCAACGATCCTCGAGCCCCTAGGTTTCCGGAGCTGTCCTCTCTAGCTGGTGAACTGGATGTAGCTTCTCGCTATGGTTTTCAACAACCCTACCACGTACCAAACGATCCTCTCGTCCCAACCCTCTTTGGGCTGAATACATTTAATTACAACCACCCCAGCACCGTTCAGCCGATAGACGGAGCAGCATACTATCAAACGCTACAAGACTATAATCAGTGGCGTACCTCGAACCCATCGATTGATGCCTGGTACATTGGCCCTCCGGAGCCTGAAGAAGTGCTTCGGCATGGCATGATTCTTCGATTTCTTGATAGCCTGCCCCCCACTCCACCCAATCCCGCGTTTCCCCCTGATCCCCCTCGGCTCCTTCGGAGAACTCGTCGTCGACGTCCGACGCGAAGTTCTGCTGACGAATATGGCTCTTCTAGCCAGGCTGGCCCCTCTGAGGAGGCAGCggctgctgaagatgcggttgctgaggatgctgctgctgaggatgcGGCCCAGGGCAATGCCGAGTCTGCTCAGGGCGGACAAGGCAGGCGGAACAGGCGTGGCAGACGAGGTAGATGTGGcaggggaggagagaggagtgAAGAGAGTGTTGCAACCGAAAAGGTTTTGGGTGAGTTGAccgaagaagctgatggtGAATTAACTGAGGAAGAAGTCCTGGGTGAGGTGACTGAGGATGTTCAGGCTGAGAAGACTGAGGAAGTTTGGGATGAATTGACTGAAGAAATCCAGGAATTGAACGAGGAAGAAGTTCAAACTGGTCCTTCGGGCTAG
- a CDS encoding SH3 domain-containing protein, which yields MDRQTIMETNRSLRTIKNELESLLEKGVIDEAAFDTIHAALPAETPLRGAAPGSAARSANQTPLQPVAAATPPVQAPVQAFQNLNVNGTSPAPPSYDDTPAPGVPTRSPAPAGKPVLAHARALYRYDASDARDLSLEKDDKIDVYEYMNQDWWMGRNHRTGMEGIFPQNYVFVEQEQKAPMPAPVAYPQQPAYGYPQGPPAQQNPYNASVPPMAIAEGGQPSQQQGGDGNSKVGEYGKKFGKKLGNAAIFGAGASIGSNIVNSIF from the exons ATGGACCGCCAGACCATCATGGAGACCAACCGGTCTCTTCGAACCATTAAGAAC GAGCTCGAAAGCCTCCTTGAGAAAGGCGTCATCGACGAAGCCGCTTTCGACACTATTCACGCCGCCCTGCCCGCCGAAACTCCTCTTCGTGGAGCCGCTCCCGGAAGCGCTGCTCGTTCTGCAAACCAAACACCTCTTCAGCCTGTGGCAGCTGCAACTCCTCCGGTCCAGGCCCCTGTCCAGGCCTTTCAGAATCTCAACGTCAACGGAACCTCTCCTGCCCCTCCTTCATACGATGATACTCCCGCTCCTGGCGTCCCCACGCGctctccggctccggctggGAAGCCCGTTTTGGCCCATGCGAGAGCCTTGTACCGCTATGATGCCAGCGATGCTCGCGACCTGAGCCTGGAAAAAGACGATAAGATCGACGTATATGAGTACATGAACCAGGACTGGTGGATGGGCCGTAACCACCGCACGGGCATGGAGGGCATCTTCCCCCAAAACTACGTCTTTGTCGAGCAGGAGCAAAAGGCTCCTATGCCCGCTCCCGTAGCATACCCCCAGCAACCGGCATACGGCTACCCCCAGGGACCTCCGGCACAGCAGAACCCTTATAATGCCAGTGTGCCACCCATGGCGATAGCAGAAGGTGGCCAGCCGTCTCAGCAGCAAGGCGGAGATGGAAACAGCAAGGTTGGCGAGTACGGAAAGAAGTTTGGCAAGAAGCTTGGTaacgccgccatcttcgGTGCGGGTGCATCGATTGGTAGCAACATCGTGAACAGCATCTTCTGA
- a CDS encoding u3-containing 90S pre-ribosomal complex subunit domain-containing protein: MSNSKKRAAEEAAPAKKAKKRKSKHAVDDESLDTELGLNTLFSKMDGQLLADYHAQKLARFGADLSPVELSDLAITASSITDTTSWQENRSLEKLPEFLEKFSEHPESLARAQKKKGMPHTIVVAGAGLRAADLTRALRKFSGKDSLVAKLFAKHMKVEEQVALLQNKKIGIGVGTPARLMELIDNGSLSLDKLQRLVVDASHIDQKKRGVMDMKDTMMPLARFLARKEFKDRYGDEKKPLSLLFY, encoded by the exons ATGTCTAATTCAAAGAAACGGGCCGCTGAAGAGGCGGCTCCggccaaaaaggccaaaaagagaaagTCCAAACACGCCGTCGACGATGAGAGCCTCGATACTGAGCTGGGCCTCAACACGCTTTtctccaagatggacggTCAACTTCTAGCAGACTATCATGCACAGAAGCTAGCGAGATTCGGTGCCGATCTGAGTCCCGTAGAGCTGTCAGATCTGGCCATAACAG CATCTTCAATCACAGACACCACCTCATGGCAGGAAAACAGGTCGCTGGAAAAGCTGCCAGAGTTTCTCGAGAAATTCTCAGAACATCCAGAGAGCCTAGCGAGAgcgcagaagaagaagggcatgCCCCATAccattgttgttgctggtgcaGGCTTGAGAGCTGCAGATCTTACTAG AGCTCTAAGGAAATTCTCAGGCAAGGACAGTCTAGTTGCAAAGCTG TTTGCAAAGCACATGAAGGTCGAAGAGCAAGTCGCCCTGCTGCAAAACAAGAAGATTGGCATTGGTGTTGGCACGCCAGCACGTTTGATGGAGCTCATCGACAATG GTTCATTGTCGTTGGACAAGCTGCAGCGCCTGGTCGTTGATGCCTCGCATATTgaccagaagaagagaggcgtCATGGACATGAAGGACACCATGATGCCGCTTGCACGATTCCTGGCGAGGAAGGAGTTCAAGGATCGATACGGcgatgagaagaagccgttgtCCTTGCTGTTCTATTAG
- a CDS encoding mmgE/PrpD family domain-containing protein, with product MTEVKEAGDAPAPGPQDLEMPLNHQKSAARSAWFSRGWRGRHLTAEREAALKIGGVCQGASSAHGTQSLPSSGLTMSAISRSIRSASKLRVQSRAASGLCSASIGAARFALSGFAAPSTPASRSNFSTSIPKLSGAPIMSSSREYDPEIKDIADYVANKTIDSELAFDTARWILLDTLGCGLEGLRFKECAKLLGPIVPGTVVPNGTKVPGTPFVLDPVNGAFNIGAMIRWLDFNDCWLAAEWGHPSDNLGAILAVADWINRTNKAGGNLAGGKIFTIRDVLEGMIKAHEIQGCLALLNSYNKVGLDHVVLVKVASTAVVSKMLGLSEKQIADAVTQAWVDGQSLRTYRHSPNTMSRKSWAAGDACQRAVNLALKVMKGESGIPTVLSAPTWGFYDVLFKGKKFEFQRPYGSYVMENVLFKVSYPAEFHSQTAVEASEKIHHQLKAMGKSAADIKAVTCRTHEACIRIIDKQFKPMDNFADRDHCIQYMASVMLVFGRLEATDYVDGSEAATSELVESLRKKIKCVEDPQYTQDYHDPALRTISNALTVELNDGTVLDEVAVEAPLGHRLRREEAKPVILAKYKRHLAPHFPEATVNELVELSQDSKKLEAMTVDEYVDKYAVKESKFVV from the exons ATGACCGAGGTGAAAGAGGCCGGCGATGCTCCGGCTCCGGGGCCCCaggatttggagatgccgcTAAACCACCAGAAATCAGCTGCTAGATCGGCCTGGTTTAGCCGAGGATGGCGCGGACGGCATTTGACGGCTGAGCGAGAGGCAGCACTTAAAATTGGCGGAGTCTGCCAGGGTGCAAGCTCGGCTCATGGA ACACAATCTCTGCCCTCCTCTGGCCTCACAATGTCCGCCATCTCCCGCAGCATCAGATCAGCATCCAAGCTGCGAGTCCAGTCGCGAGCCGCAAGTGGTCTCTGCTCGGCCTCCATCGGCGCCGCTCGCTTTGCTTTGTCCGGCTTTGCTGCGCCTTCAACCCCCGCCTCGCGCAGCAACTTCTCGACTTCCATCCCCAAGCTTTCTGGAgcgcccatcatgtcttccTCGCGCGAGTACGATCCTGAGATCAAGGACATTGCCGACTATGTCGCCAACAAGACAATTGACTCTGAGCTAGCT TTTGACACTGCTCGATGGATTCTCCTCGACACCCTCGGCTGCGGTCTTGAGGGCCTCCGCTTCAAGGAGTGCGCCAAGCTGCTGGGCCCGATTGTCCCTGGCACCGTCGTGCCCAACGGCACAAAGGTCCCCGGCACTCCCTTTGTGCTGGATCCCGTCAACGGAGCCTTCAACATTGGCGCCATGATCCGATGGCTTGACTTCAACGACTGCTGGCTGGCCGCCGAATGGGGCCACCCTTCTGACAACCTGGGTGCTATCCTGGCCGTTGCTGACTGGATCAACCGCACCAACAAGGCCGGCGGCAACCTGGCCGGCGGCAAGATCTTCACCATCCGAGACGTGCTCGAGGGCATGATCAAGGCCCACGAGATCCAGGGCTGCCTGGCCCTGCTCAACTCGTATAACAAGGTCGGTCTCGACCACGTTGTCCTGGTCAAGGTCGCCTCTACCGCCGTTGTCTCCAAGATGCTGGGCCTCAGCGAGAAGCAGATTGCCGATGCCGTGACCCAGGCCTGGGTTGACGGCCAGAGCCTGCGAACCTACCGTCACAGCCCCAACACCATGTCCCGCAAGTCCTGGGCTGCTGGTGATGCCTGCCAGCGCGCCGTCAACCTGGCCCTCAAGGTCATGAAGGGCGAGTCCGGCATCCCCACCGTTCTGTCTGCCCCCACCTGGGGCTTCTACGATGTCCTgttcaagggcaagaagtTTGAGTTCCAGCGCCCCTACGGCAGCTACGTCATGGAGAACGTCCTCTTCAAGGTCTCCTACCCTG CCGAGTTCCACTCCCAGACTGCCGTCGAGGCCTCTGAGAAGATCCACcaccagctcaaggccatgggcaAGTCTGCCGCCGACATCAAGGCCGTCACCTGCCGAACCCACGAGGCCTGCATCCGCATCATCGACAAGCAGTTCAAGCCCATGGACAACTTCGCCGACCGTGACCACTGCATCCAGTACATGGCCTCCGTCATGCTCGTCTTCGGCCGCCTCGAGGCCACCGACTACGTCGACGGCTCTGAGGCTGCTACTTCGGAGCTTGTAGAGTCTCTGCGCAAGAAGATTAAGTGCGTTGAGGACCCTCAGTACACTCAGGATTACCATGACCCTGCCCTGCgaaccatctccaacgcccTGACCGTTGAGCTCAACGACGGCACCGTCCTCGACGAGGTCGCTGTTGAGGCTCCTCTGGGCCACCGTCTCCGTCGTGAAGAGGCCAAGCCCGTCATCCTGGCCAAGTACAAGCGCCACCTGGCTCCTCACTTCCCTGAGGCCACCGTCAACGAGCTCGTTGAGCTCAGCCAGGacagcaagaagctcgaggccaTGACTGTGGACGAGTACGTTGACAAGTACGCtgtcaaggagagcaagTTTGTTGTTTAA
- a CDS encoding major facilitator superfamily domain-containing protein, with the protein MEESPSLLVRFLSELGLVSLYHSKPDVKLLCLQRFVRLFAYGASTLVLVLYLQSLGISKTRIGLFMTLTLVGDVCISFCLTLVADGLGRKAILALGALMMVGSGVAFAVSDNYWVLLAAAIFGVISPSGNEIGPFRAIEESVVAHLTEPASRSDVYAWYSLLGTAGTAFGLMTGGWAVQYVSTVLHWELIDAYRFIFYGYAVAGLVKLSLALLLSSAVEADGKASSPAKAAIKSNGAGDNTETSPLLGSGNASPQADEERKSRSRVGALLPDISKEGYAIMTSLCVFFALDAFASGLASMSWVTYFFRWRYGIEEGKLGSIFFVTSITSAMSMLVASSLAKRFGNIKTMVFTHLPSSIFLSLIPAFPDVRLSLLFLWLRASSQSMDVAPRAAFLAAVIKPSERTAIMGVINVVKTTGASLGPFLTGTLADHGLFWVAFVTAGCLKATYDLGMLAVFQNHEKHAAEREERSGEASAASA; encoded by the exons ATGGAGGAATCACCGTCTCTCCTTGTCCGGTTCCTCTCCGAACTGGGCCTCGTTTCTCTCTACCACAGCAAGCCCGACGTCAAGCTTCTCTGTCTGCAGAGGTTCGTCCGCCTCTTCGCCTATGGCGCATCGACGCTCGTCTTGGTGCTCTACCTCCAGTCGCTGGGCATCTCCAAGACCCGGATCGGCCTGTTCATGACACTGACGCTGGTGGGCGATGTTTGCATCAGCTTCTGCCTCACCCTAGTGGCCGACGGGCTGGGGAGAAAGGCGATTCTCGCATTGGGCGCCCTCATGATGGTGGGCAGCGGCGTCGCATTTGCCGTGAGCGACAACTACTGGGTTTTGCTGGCGGCTGCAATTTTTGGGGTCATTAGTCCGAG TGGCAACGAGATTGGTCCGTTTCGAGCCATCGAGGAGAGCGTTGTCGCCCACCTCACGGAGCCGGCCTCGAGAAGCGATGTGTACGCTTGGTACAGCCTGCTTGGCACGGCTGGCACAGCATTTGGACTCATGACTGGCGGATGGGCTGTGCAGTATGTTTCCACCGTCCTCCACTGGGAGCTGATCGATGCCTAtcgcttcatcttctacGGCTATGCTGTCGCGGGCCTGGTAAAGTTGtctctcgctcttcttttgAGCAGCGCGGTAGAGGCAGATGGaaaggcttcttctcctgccaAAGCGGCTATTAAATCCAATGGAGCGGGCGACAACACCGAGACATCGCCTCTCTTGGGTAGTGGAAATGCGAGCCCACAGGCAGACGAAGAGCGAAAGTCTCGCAGCCGAGTTGGAGCTCTTCTGCCCGATatcagcaaagaaggctACGCTATCATGACGAGCCTGTGTGTCTTTTTCGCATTGGATGCGTTTGCCTCTGGGTTGGCTTCCAT GTCCTGGGTGACTTACTTCTTCCGCTGGCGTTATGGCATCGAAGAGGGCAAGCTcggctccatcttcttcgttaCGAGCATCACCTCGGCTATGTCAATGCTTGTGGCCTCCTCCCTGGCCAAGCGGTTCGGCAACATCAAG ACCATGGTCTTTACTCATCTGCCCTCGTCGATATTCCTCTCGCTCATACCCGCCTTCCCCGACGTGCGCCTCTCCCTGCTTTTCCTGTGGCTCCGCGCCTCCAGCCAGAGCATGGATGTCGCACCGCGGGCGGCCTTCCTAgccgccgtcatcaagcCAAGCGAGCGCACTGCTATCATGGGTGTCATCAACGTGGTCAAGACAACCGGTGCCAGCCTAGGCCCCTTCTTGACTGGTACATTGGCAGATCACGGCCTGTTTTGGGTCGCCTTCGTCACGGCCGGGTGTCTCAAGGCGACTTATGATTTGGGCATGCTTGCAGTCTTTCAGAATCACGAGAAGCACGCAGCTGAAAGAGAGGAGCGAAGTGGGGAGGCGAGTGCTGCCTCTGCGTAA